GTGTATCCTCGTGATAAAGATTTAATTGAGTACCACCACCCTCGTGGATTTGATGATTGTTTTGAACAAGAACCAAATGTACCATTTAAAAGCATTCTTTAATATACTTTACCACCCCTTAATTGGGGTGGTTTCTCCTTTTATTGTTCATTATAATTAGCATCATTTTTTCATCAGAGATATAAATATGAACGAAAATTATAGACAACAGCAGCTACTTAAATTAGTTAATGAACGAAAATATTTAGCCACGTCTGAAATCATTGATCTGCTTGATATTTCTCCTGCTACTGCTCGTCGAGATATTACAAAGTTAGATCAACAAGGCAAATTGAAAAAAGTGCGTAATGGCGCAGAATCTCTAAATACAACTTATTATTCAACTGGTTCACTGACTATCAAACAAAACATCAATAACCTTGCAGAAAAAAAACGTATTGCCATTGCCGCAAATAAATTATGCAAAGAAGATACGAGCGTGATTCTTACTTGCGGTTCAACAATGTTGATGTTAGGGGAAAGTTTATGTGGTAAAAATTTGCAAATTATTACTAATTACTTACCGCTAGCAAATACACTTATTAATAATGAGCACAATAATGTGGTTATTATGGGTGGGCAATATACAAAAAGTCAGGCAATTACACTGTCTTTAAACACAAGTTCAGATGATTATGCTGCAGATATTCTTTTTACCAGTGGTAAAGGGCTTTCACAAGAAGGCTTATATAAAAATGATATGTTGATTGCTAATTCTGAACAAAAAATGCTGGATAAAGTAGAAAAATTAGTTGTCCTACTAGATAGTACCAAACTGGGAAAACGTGTGGGAATGCTTTTTGCTGAATTAAAAAATATTGATATTTTAATTACAGGGAAAGAAGCCGATCCAACTATTATTAAAGAGTTAACAGCGCAAGGGTTACAAATTATTCTTGCTTAACCATAAAGATTTGACAGGATAAAAGAATGAGAAAACATAAATTAGGAATTTATGAGAAAGCCCTACCTAAAGATATTAGTTGGCAAGATAGATTGTCCATTGCTAAAACTTGTGGCTTTGATTTTGTAGAAATTTCTATTGATGAAACTGATGAGCGTTTAGCTCGTTTAGATTGGACAAAAGAGCAACGCTTAGAGCTTGTAAAAGCGATTATAACTACAGGTGTAACTATTCCATCAATGTGTTTATCTGGACATCGCCGCTTCCCATTTGGTAGCCGAGATGAAGCCACTCGCAAAGAAGCCTACACAATGATGGAAAAAGCGATTCAATTAGCCGTTGATTTAGGTATTCGTACTATTCAATTAGCAGGTTATGATGTCTATTACGAAGAGCAAGATGAAGGCACAATCCAGCGTTTCCAAGAAGGACTTGAATGGGCTGTTGAATTAGCAGCAAGTAATCAAGTCACTATTGCTGTTGAAATTATGGATACTAAATTTATGAGTTCAATTTCTCGTTGGAAAAAATGGGATGACATCATAAACTCTCCTTGGTTTACCGTTTATCCTGACATCGGCAACCTTTCAGCGTGGAATGATAATATAGAAGAAGAGTTAACTTTAGGTATCAATAAAATTTCAGCATTACATTTAAAAGATACTTACAAAGTAACAGAAACTTGCAAGGGACAGTTTAGAGATGTACCATTTGGTGACGGCTGTGTTGATTTTGCAAAATTCTTTAATATTCTCAATAAATTAAATTATCGTGGTGCTTTTTTAATTGAAATGTGGACAGAAAAGGCCGAAGAGCCAATCGCAGAGATTATCAAAGCTCGCCGTTGGATAGAACAAAAAATGAAAGAAGGGGGCTTCCAATGTTAGAAGCATTAAAAGAAAAAGTATTAAAAGCAAACCTTGAATTACCAAAACATAAATTAGTCACCTTCACGTGGGGAAATGTGAGCGAAATTGATCGTGAAAAAAATTTAGTGGTTATCAAACCGTCAGGTGTAGAATATGATGAAATGACCGCTGATGATATGGTCGTCGTCGATCTTTTCACAGGAGAAGTTGTAGAAGGAAAATTAAAACCTTCTTCAGATACACCAACCCACTTAGAACTTTACCGCCAATTCCCTAATATCGGTGGAATTGTACATACTCATTCTCGCCACGCGACTGCGTGGGCACAAGCAGGTGAGGATTTACTTGCATTAGGTACAACACACGGTGATTATTTTTACGGTACAATCCCTTGTACTCGTAAAATGACTCCTGCTGAAATTGCGGGGGAATATGAGTTAGAAACAGGAAAAGTGATCGTTGAAACTTTTGAAAAACGTAACATTCAAGCCGATCAAGTTCCTGCGGTAATCGTGCATTCACACGGACCATTTGTATGGGGTAAAGATGCTAATGATGCAGTGCATAATTCAGTGGTGCTAGAAGAATTAGCCTATATGAATTTCGTAACAAGCCAAATTCGTCCAAATATACAATCAATGCAACAAGAATTACTCGATAAACATTATCTACGTAAACACGGTGCAAATGCGTATTACGGGCAATAACTCTTCTTCCCAATAAAGAGTTAAGTAAAATTATTTATTGCAAATCTTATCATAAAAAAACACCTCAATACTAAATTTAGTGTTGAGGTGTTTTTATAACATTTTAAATTATAACAGTTTTTTCAACCCTTCAATGGTTGCTGTTACACTGCGAACTTCCACTGTTTTTGCATCTTCTTCGTTTGGAATTTCTTTTTGTGTACGGTTCACAATTACACCTGAAACCATTGCCGCTTTTAATCCCATTGCACTACACATTGTATAAAGCGTCGCTGATTCCATTTCAAAGTTCATTACATTCAGATCTTGCCATTGTTCAAGACGACCTTGATAATCTTTCCACACTTTACCTGTGTAAGTATCGTAACGCTCTTGACCTGGATAGAACGTATCTGATGATGCGGTAATACCAATATGAGTTGGATATTCACACTCTTTCGCAGCGTCATACATCACTTGAGTTAATCCAAAATCAGCTACAGCTGGGTAACACATTGGAGCAAAATGTAAACTTGCACCATCAAGACGAACTGCGCCTGTTGTCACTAATACGTCACCAATATTGATATGTGGCTGAATTGCGCCAGTTGTACCAATTCGGATAAAGTTGCGAATACCAAGCTGTGCCAATTCTTCAACACAAATTGAAACAGATGGACCACCAATCCCTGTTGAACAAACCACAACAGGCTTGCCATTTATATAACCAAGCCAAGAAGTGTATTCACGTGTTGACTGTAAAAATTTTGGGTTATCCATATGTTTTGCAATACGTTCGCTTCGTGCAGGATCTCCTGGAACAATAGCGTACTCCGCACCTTCTAACATTGCTCTAGTTAAGCCTAAATGGAAAACTTCAGACATTTTATTTCTCCTTATTTTTTGTATAATTATAAATTGGTTTTAAGATGGATTAATATTTCTTTTGATCGGATTTTGTAGTGACACAATCGTCTCTGTTGACTGAATTTCATCAAGAGACTGTATCTTAGTTGAAAGTAATGAATGAAGCTCTTCGATAGTATGGGTCATCACTTTCAAGAAAATGGAATAGTTCCCCGTTGTATAATAAGCTTCAATTACTTCATCAAACTGATGGAGTTTTTGAATAACCGTATTGCAATCTTTAGCACTTTTTAAAATAACACCTACAAAACAACAAACATCATAACCCAGTTTTTGTTCATCAATACGAATTTGAGTGCCTTTAATGACACCAGATTGACGCATTTTTTCAACTCGAACATGAATTGTTCCAGCACTCACATCAAACTTTTTAGCCATTTCTGCATAAGGCGTACGAGCATCTAAAGTGAGAGTACGTAAAATTTGTCGATCAAGTTTATCTATGGAAATAGGGTTGTGACTATTTTTCATTATTTAATCCTACGCTTATTATTTTATGAAAATATATTTATATATCTAATTTTTTTAAATATACTTCAATTATATCGCTAATATACTAATAATGAGAAGTGTTTACTTTAAATAATGTGAAGAAAATCACAAATTTTAATCAAGCAGCCAAAATATCTAAAAAAATGATACTACTTTCATAAAATTATTGCCTTAAAAGCAAAATATACTGATAATATTTTTACAAGCGGTACGATCTTCTTCAAAATTTGCAAATTTTAATGAAGATCGTACCGCTAGTTAAGAGCAATATATTACCGCAATAACAACATTGGCTTATCACTATGACGCGCCACTTTCACTGTACTAGAGTCTAGCCCCAATGAGGTTTTCTTCGTCTTTGCCAACATTATAATTAAATCGATGCTTTTATCGTGAGCAATTCGAGTAATTTCCTCATGAACAGTGCCGTGTGCCACAATATGTTGTACTTTTGATCCTTTAGGAAAATGTTCTTTTGTAAATTCGTGTAGCATTTTGTTTGCTTCCGAAATCACAGATTTATCAAACCCTTGTGGTAAAAAAGAAGCAACAAAGCTACCATCAAATGGCTCGATCACCATCGCAACTCGATAAACTGCATTAGGATTATGCCCTGTCAGCTCCTGTGCAACTTTTACCATTTCAGCTGCTTTTTGCTCATTATTTAAATCGATCACAATTAAGATTTTTTTATACATATTTAATCCTTTATAGTTGCTCTACTTATTCTAGGCTTCGCTCTACGTCGTTGATTCCAACCTACAAAAAATGCTATTAACAATGCAGGAATAAACATTAGCTCTTTTGACAGTGAAGCTTGTGGTAATTTTACATTTAAAATAACCTGATCCCAACTTAGCCCTGCTTTTTCCGCAGGTGAACCAACGTCCACTAAATCCACTATGGTTTTATCATCTTGTTGCAATAATTCTAAACCAAGTGCTTTTAAACGCTTCTGTCCCGCTACATTTGGCACTTCAAGTTCTGAGAAAAACTTAATTTTACTACCATAAGGATTCACCCCTTCAATATACAAAGTTATTTTATCCCCTACAGGTGCATTTTCTAAATGTTGCACAAACTCTGTTGCTGGCACTTCATAGGAACTTGGCGAAATTCTCTCCATAAAGAATGCTGGACGGAATAATATAAAAGCGGAAAGTATTAATAATAAAGTTTCCCATTTTTTATTTTTTGCTAAGAAAAAGCCCATTGATGCAGCGGTAAAGAGTAAAATTGCGGTTGTGGATATAATAAAGACCAATATACCTTTCGCCCAACCCACATCGATTAAAAGTAAATCCGTATTAAAGATAAACAAGAAAGGTAAAATCGCTGTTCTTAAACTATAGAAGAACGCCACTAGCCCCGTTTTGATTGGATCGCCCCCTGAAACAGCGGCGGCGGCGAAAGAAGCCAGCCCAACAGGAGGTGTAACATCTGCCATAATACCAAAATAGAACACAAATAAATGCACCGCAATTAAAGGTACAATTAAACCATTTTGTCGACCAACTTCCACGATAACTGTTGCCATTAATGATGAAACCACCACATAATTTGCCGTTGTTGGTAATCCCATTCCTAAAATTAAGCTAAATACAGAAACAAGGATAAGCATTATTAATACATTACCCATTGAAAGTGCTTCAATTATGCCTGAAAGCTGTACACCAAAACCTGTTAATGACACTACACCAACAATGATACCCGCAGTTGCCGTTGCAATACCGATACCAATCATATTTCTAGCACCAGTCTCTAATCCATCAATGAGATCTTTAATCCCTAACTTGAACAGTGCAATACTATTGGTCGATGAATCTTTTCTGAAAAAATTAAGTAAAGGGCGTTGTGTGACCAAAATACAACTTAGTACAACGGTTCCCCAAAATGCAGATAATCCAGGGGATAAACGCTCGATCATTAAACACCAAATTAATACCACAACAGGTAATAGAAAATGTAACCCTGAATTTATTGTTGGCTTGACCGATGGGAGTTTCACAATAGGTGCATTAGGATCATCAATTTCTAATTCTGGGAACTGCGCAACTCGATAAATTAAGCCTAGATAAACCATTGCAAGCAGAACCATAATTATCATAAAGGCAGAGTCTGGTGCAATATTTTTTATCCAACCTAACCCAAACTTAACCATAAAATAAAGGAGGCAAATCGTTAAGAAAGTCGCTAAAATTCGCAAAATAAACACTAAGGCAGGTCTTGCAGGATCAGTTCTACGAAGCCCTGCTAAACCAAGTTTACAAGCTTCTAAATGTACAATATACACCAAAGCAATATACGAAATTAATGCAGGTAAAAAAGCGTGAGTAATCAATTGGCTATAAGGCATATTGACATATTCAATCATTAAAAATGCCGCCGCACCCATTACTGGGGGCATAATTTGACCATTAACGGAAGAAGCAACTTCCACCGCTCCCGCTTTTTCTGATGAAAAACCAACACGTTTCATCATTGGAATAGTAAAAGTACCTGTTGTTACTACATTAGCGATA
This DNA window, taken from Pasteurella skyensis, encodes the following:
- the araD gene encoding L-ribulose-5-phosphate 4-epimerase — translated: MLEALKEKVLKANLELPKHKLVTFTWGNVSEIDREKNLVVIKPSGVEYDEMTADDMVVVDLFTGEVVEGKLKPSSDTPTHLELYRQFPNIGGIVHTHSRHATAWAQAGEDLLALGTTHGDYFYGTIPCTRKMTPAEIAGEYELETGKVIVETFEKRNIQADQVPAVIVHSHGPFVWGKDANDAVHNSVVLEELAYMNFVTSQIRPNIQSMQQELLDKHYLRKHGANAYYGQ
- the udp gene encoding uridine phosphorylase, translating into MSEVFHLGLTRAMLEGAEYAIVPGDPARSERIAKHMDNPKFLQSTREYTSWLGYINGKPVVVCSTGIGGPSVSICVEELAQLGIRNFIRIGTTGAIQPHINIGDVLVTTGAVRLDGASLHFAPMCYPAVADFGLTQVMYDAAKECEYPTHIGITASSDTFYPGQERYDTYTGKVWKDYQGRLEQWQDLNVMNFEMESATLYTMCSAMGLKAAMVSGVIVNRTQKEIPNEEDAKTVEVRSVTATIEGLKKLL
- a CDS encoding universal stress protein, encoding MYKKILIVIDLNNEQKAAEMVKVAQELTGHNPNAVYRVAMVIEPFDGSFVASFLPQGFDKSVISEANKMLHEFTKEHFPKGSKVQHIVAHGTVHEEITRIAHDKSIDLIIMLAKTKKTSLGLDSSTVKVARHSDKPMLLLR
- the ulaR gene encoding HTH-type transcriptional regulator UlaR, encoding MNENYRQQQLLKLVNERKYLATSEIIDLLDISPATARRDITKLDQQGKLKKVRNGAESLNTTYYSTGSLTIKQNINNLAEKKRIAIAANKLCKEDTSVILTCGSTMLMLGESLCGKNLQIITNYLPLANTLINNEHNNVVIMGGQYTKSQAITLSLNTSSDDYAADILFTSGKGLSQEGLYKNDMLIANSEQKMLDKVEKLVVLLDSTKLGKRVGMLFAELKNIDILITGKEADPTIIKELTAQGLQIILA
- the asnC gene encoding transcriptional regulator AsnC, with amino-acid sequence MKNSHNPISIDKLDRQILRTLTLDARTPYAEMAKKFDVSAGTIHVRVEKMRQSGVIKGTQIRIDEQKLGYDVCCFVGVILKSAKDCNTVIQKLHQFDEVIEAYYTTGNYSIFLKVMTHTIEELHSLLSTKIQSLDEIQSTETIVSLQNPIKRNINPS
- a CDS encoding TRAP transporter permease, translating into MSEKNSVDYDDLQDMVASNDSGGRNPYGLTKKLIVVTAILWSIFQLYYSSPLAFWLQGIVRSVGLDINVVIDDTKARSIHLSFALFLAFLTFPAFSISPKHKIPIIDWCFAIVGAFLASYYLFFYEELVTRFGAPNLQDIIAGCIGIVLLLEATRRTLGLPLVIIASAFLLYNYFGQFFPTSWIVSHRTGTLSHIINQQWVTPEGVFGVALGVSTKYVFLFVLFGALLDKAGAGNYFIKTAFAYLGHLRGGPAKAAVVSSGLTGLISGSSIANVVTTGTFTIPMMKRVGFSSEKAGAVEVASSVNGQIMPPVMGAAAFLMIEYVNMPYSQLITHAFLPALISYIALVYIVHLEACKLGLAGLRRTDPARPALVFILRILATFLTICLLYFMVKFGLGWIKNIAPDSAFMIIMVLLAMVYLGLIYRVAQFPELEIDDPNAPIVKLPSVKPTINSGLHFLLPVVVLIWCLMIERLSPGLSAFWGTVVLSCILVTQRPLLNFFRKDSSTNSIALFKLGIKDLIDGLETGARNMIGIGIATATAGIIVGVVSLTGFGVQLSGIIEALSMGNVLIMLILVSVFSLILGMGLPTTANYVVVSSLMATVIVEVGRQNGLIVPLIAVHLFVFYFGIMADVTPPVGLASFAAAAVSGGDPIKTGLVAFFYSLRTAILPFLFIFNTDLLLIDVGWAKGILVFIISTTAILLFTAASMGFFLAKNKKWETLLLILSAFILFRPAFFMERISPSSYEVPATEFVQHLENAPVGDKITLYIEGVNPYGSKIKFFSELEVPNVAGQKRLKALGLELLQQDDKTIVDLVDVGSPAEKAGLSWDQVILNVKLPQASLSKELMFIPALLIAFFVGWNQRRRAKPRISRATIKD
- a CDS encoding L-ribulose-5-phosphate 3-epimerase, producing the protein MRKHKLGIYEKALPKDISWQDRLSIAKTCGFDFVEISIDETDERLARLDWTKEQRLELVKAIITTGVTIPSMCLSGHRRFPFGSRDEATRKEAYTMMEKAIQLAVDLGIRTIQLAGYDVYYEEQDEGTIQRFQEGLEWAVELAASNQVTIAVEIMDTKFMSSISRWKKWDDIINSPWFTVYPDIGNLSAWNDNIEEELTLGINKISALHLKDTYKVTETCKGQFRDVPFGDGCVDFAKFFNILNKLNYRGAFLIEMWTEKAEEPIAEIIKARRWIEQKMKEGGFQC